The genomic DNA ATAAAATTGTCAAGTCATTTAATCTGTCTTGAGACATAGTTGAACGCAAGTGAGATTGTATCAATTTTAGTTTAGAAAAACTTCTTTTTGCTGATGCTACAGAAATGGGTATAGTTAACAAAACTCTATAAGCAATGGAAATATTAGGAAAACAATACAAGACTTTTACAAACTCAAGAACTTCAAAAGCTGACTTTGTTTCTGTTGGTAAACACATTTGTAGCACTTGCAATTCAGAAAATAAATTATCAGCATCAATATCAAACTTGTCATTATATTTTAGAGCAACTTGAAGATTATTACAACACTCATACAATCTATTATCATTCattgaaagaaattttttaggATTGAATAGAAAaccaaaaatgttttcaaaaatttctaattgttcaaatctactttttaaagagaaaatagcAATATCAAcgacaacaataaaataattaatcctAAAAGATTCTTCAGCAGATTGTGAAATCTCTTCGTGATAATTTTCATCGAATTATTTTTTTCTATGAATTGTACATTTTTTAGGAAAAATAGGATCAATTTCCATTTTAGATGCAATCTCTTTCGCTAATGTCATAGCAGATTGGAAACCTTCCTCCCTATATCTTTCAAAATAAGAAATCAATCCTCTCAAAATCTTTATTGCAATATCAATTTGCATATCTTTAGATTGCAgctttttactaattaattcaatttttttcaaaatgttaTGTCATATAGTCATGCccaacaaaaatccaaaactttCAAGTTCATGTGTTAGTAAAGATTCAGCCTCACTCCTAATCTTAGCATCTTCACTAACTTTCGATAATTCATATAAAGTTTCTCTTATCTCATTTGGCTGAGTTATTATGGTTGTGATACTATTAACATGACTTTCCCATCTTGTTATTGATAATGACTTTAGAGTTAATTGATGAACATGATCTTGTAAAATCTTCCACCTTTTTGTAGAACtagcaaataaagtatacatgcgCTGCATAACTCTAAAAAATGACACAGCCTTAACACAAGAATTTGCCATATCACAAATTGTTAAATTAAGAGAATGACAAGCACATGGCATATAAAATGCTCTTGGATTTATTTCAAGAAATCTCTTTTGTACACCTTGATTTTTACCTTTCATATTAGAACCATTATCATAACCTTGTCCcctcacattatcaatatcaagtcCAAGGGTTTCTAAAACATATTGTAATTCATTAAAAAGTCCTAATCCAGATGTATCATCCACTTTTAAAAACTCTATAAAATACTCATTTACCTTTATAGGACAAGATAAGACATCCACGCATCGAATTATCAAAGTCATTTGCTCATGGTGACTTGCATCTGAAGTACAATCAAGTATcactgaaaaatattttgcctcttttattttttcaattatagTACTTCTGACTTTAGAACCTAATATAAAAATCAActcattttgaatcttatgactaAGGTAATGATAATGAATCTCATTATTTTGAATGCGTCTAAAAATGCTTTTGCATTACCAAATCAAATTCTGCAATTAATTCAAGTAGCCCCAAAAAGTTACCATTACTACTTTGGTAAAATTTTTCATTATCCCCACGAAAAGTCAAATTACGTTTAGCAAGACATTTCACAACATAAATAATCCTAGCTAAAACAAGTTTCCAATgttctttctctttcttaatTTGCACTTGGATCTCTTTGTCAATTGTTTCATTCTTTTTCAATCTAATTTCCAAATCAATCCAAATTCTCATGTTAGTAATATGCTCAATACCATTCTCATGTTGTCTAAGTCTATCACTTAAACGTTTCCAATCATTCAAACCTTCATTTGCCAACAAACTTTTATTTTTCACTGATTTAAAcaatttgcaacaaaaacaatATACTTTGTTTGCATCTTTCGAGTATACAAGCCATTTTCTATCTTGATTCTCTCCATTTGGTAATTTTCTTGTGCAATAAGAATATGAAAAATGTCTTGAAAACTCATCTATAGTAAACTTAATATTACTTTCTCTTATAGGACCTTTCTCTACCAAAAGATCTCTTGTTTTATTATCAATGTTATCCCAAGATCTTGGATCATATATATCCAAAACATGACCAGTTTTCTCTAACTCATTTTCATTCTCAATTATATTACCAACTTctacattcaaatcattatcatcattttcttTCAATTCTTCTTGCTTATTCATTGCATGATTATTGTCATCATTTTCTATCAATTCTTTCTGCTCATTTATTGTATGATTATTaagttcttcttgattactcaGTTGTTGCTCATTTATTGCAtaatcatttagttcttcttgattacttAGTTGTTGCTTATCTATTGCATAAtcatttagtttttgattttcttcttgtaaTTCATCAACTGAATCTTCAATTGAAaagctatttttaaaaaaattatgaagaGCACCTTTCTGAGTTTTAATAATCTCTtctactctttttcttttgtttcttttctgaCTCTCAGATAGATATTtctttgaaaacatgcttgtaatacaaattttaagtataaaaataaaacatacaaaacTAGAAACAAAGCTAGCAAGTAGCAACGAAATAAAGACAAGTagtgaaaataatagtaaaaGAGCAATAAAACCTTGTTTGTGCTTGAATCAATCGATAGATGCCACTTTTGCAATAATTTCCAGTTGAACAACAGATCTAAGGCAAAGGTCACTGAGAGATGGAACTCGTAACACGGCAACAGTTTTACTCTTCGAGCATAAATCCAAACACTTCTTCCCTAGAGGAACTCAAACATGAGTCACTGACTCGACCATCTAGAAACCAAAGTCAAAAGCTATGAAAGGGAGAAAGAAAATTAGTAAATCACCTCCACTGTggctgaaaattttcaaaaatggccTCTAAATCTTGTTGACATGATCACTGATCAGATCAGGTTCACTGCAAGCACCTTTTACTGAGTATGATAGTGCTTAAAATAATTGAAATTACAAGAGTGAAACAGATGTTAGAAGTCGCAACAACCAAAAAAACACTCAGCCTTTTTATTATAAGATCAGGTACACTACATGATATAGCACCAAGACAAAGGGATTACAAGGGATTAGTGTCGTTTTTAAAAAGGTCTCAACTCTCAACTAAGACTAACTCGGAAATAGACTCATGCCTAAAATACCCATTTCTCCCAAAACAAGACCATTAGCTAATAAGGAGGATGGATTTAATGAGCCATCACTTCCACTTTTCGACTGACAGTTGAACAAAGAATTTTTGTGCCCCAAACTAATTTTACTCAGATTAATGTTTGTCGGAAAAAGTTAGATATCAGAAATCATGATGCAAGAACTTGCAAAAGGAAAAAAGAGTGTATTCTTGATATAGGTTCTGACTGTGACAAGTATGCAAATTCTAAGAAAAATCACACTCTAGGCGTTACTTTTATTGTATGAATCTGAGGATAAGATATGGCATTCAGAATCAAGATACTAGAACTAAAACCATATGCAATCATAAACTACTTGCACCATATTGCAAAACAATTTTTACCTGCTACGATGAGTCAATGAGACTGGAATTTGATTGCAAATCCTGTTGACACGATCACTTATCAGATTCAAAAGCTGACGGTTTTTACTTTTCAAGCGCAAATCTAAACTGATTTTTCTCATATGAAATTGTGCTCGGTAACTCTCCAACTTCAAAATTGACAGCTTTCTTGATCAAGAAGATCTCCGACTCCTACAGGCTATAAACTGCAGCGTGTGGACCTGCAGTTGCGAGGATAAAATCACATGACTATGATCGATCAAGAAAACAGAAAGAAAAATTTTGCAAAACAATAGTGCGAAaaggataaaagaaaaaaaaaagagaaaatgagAGACAGTACCGGAACCGGAGCTTCCTTCGTTTTTTTTCACAGCACCTTTATTGTTGCTTCAAAGGttcaagcaaggatcaaagtTGCTGCTTCAAACGTTCAAAGCAAGGATCGAAGGTGTTAGATGTGATACTTCAAAGGTTCAAAGCATGGATGAAAAGGTGCTACTTCAATGATTCAAAGTAAAAAATATTCAACATTACTGTCTTGGAAAGGAAAATTTATCTTAGAAAAGAAACATGCTACCCATTCGGCCATTCCttttttcctttcattttttttaaaagtattttttttaattttaataacatATATTCAACGTTTATTAAAAAGATTCTagctatatatataatttaatcttTTTAACCTTTATTAAAAcaagctaataaaatataattttttaatttttattaaactaataataattcttaaatctttattaatttttattaaaacaacctttattaataattcttaaatctttttaacctttatatatatatatatatatatattggggcCCAAAAAATCGAGGGCCCTGAGTCGTTGCCCTCGGTGACATGCCTAAGGGTCGGTCCTGCATATTATTGaagcttgtttatttagtttaacgagatattcaagcttgtttgtttaattaatcttatgtatattgaacgaacataaataaactcttattaagtcaaacatcaaatttGTTCACGAACACTTAGTTCATTTACCACCCTAGTAAAAATCCTTattttattgatttatcaaagaaaaaatcaaacaaatcacgaatttattttatttttttataatttaaatatctAACTCATCAGATTAATTTTAAAAGCCACtgattttgacaaaaaaaatatttcaccGATTATTAAACTAAATCAGAAAGCACGGGCTTCCATGGACTCGGCAGATGAAACAAATCACAAAACATATGTAATTAATTgagtttggaaaaaaaaaatgaaacagcTTTTGTTTTTTTACGTTAAAGAAAgattctttttttaaaaagatttcatttgaaattttttaaatttgatccaTCCAAAGATTAGACACACATGCAAAATTTAGTTCTCGGAAGGTACGATAGTTGATACATGAAATATTATTATATGAAATATTGGGTCGAGATTCAGTACATTCGAATGTATCTTTCTTGGAACTTTGGCCACCTACACTATATGATTTACTTCTTTTAACATGtagcatatttttattttaaaaaattatatgaattataaatttttttaaaatcagagAGAGTAAAGCAATATAAATTATgttataatttctttaaaaaaactaatattataattgtttgttaaaaaattataatattataaaaataataaaaattaaaatgatactattaaataatttatatacttttataTTCAAAAGTTGAGTAGAAAATAGGTTaggtaaaaaaaataatcatatgAATAAATcttcttaaaaaattatatatttttaatgttttttaaatttataactcAAAGGAGTACCTTTTGAATTGATAAGAATTCTTAAACAAATTCAAACACCTAGAGGACATTCTTAGTTAATTTGAAGTCTTAGCTAGAATCAATTGTAACTATTTTAGTAGTGGATAGAAAAAATCTATTTGTACTTCAGTCAATTCAAGGTAAATTCAGCTAAGTAAAGAATATCGAATAAATCAATTGAACTAGATACGAGTTGACATAACTCTGTGTGAGTCAATTAGAAAAACTATTCGTTGATAGATAAGTTTACGATGTTATGCACTTAGTCGCCAAATAGAGTTGAGTAAACCACAATGAATTTTAGTGGactgaaaatattttcaattaaCT from Zingiber officinale cultivar Zhangliang chromosome 4A, Zo_v1.1, whole genome shotgun sequence includes the following:
- the LOC121972360 gene encoding zinc finger MYM-type protein 5-like; translation: MFSKKYLSESQKRNKRKRVEEIIKTQKGALHNFFKNSFSIEDSVDELQEENQKLNDYAIDKQQLSNQEELNDYAINEQQLSNQEELNNHTINEQKELIENDDNNHAMNKQEELKENDDNDLNVEVGNIIENENELEKTGHVLDIYDPRSWDNIDNKTRDLLVEKGPIRESNIKFTIDEFSRHFSYSYCTRKLPNGENQDRKWLVYSKDANKVYCFCCKLFKSVKNKSLLANEGLNDWKRLSDRLRQHENGIEHITNMRIWIDLEIRLKKNETIDKEIQVQIKKEKEHWKLVLARIIYVVKCLAKRNLTFRGDNEKFYQSSNGNFLGLLELIAEFDLVMQKHF